The window aatcctcctcgtctACCCAGTGACCTTGCTGCTTGGATCGCTCTTCTCTGTGGTTTCGCCAACAGCACGCTCCTCGAGATCCCAAAACGCACAACCCTCGGCGCCTCTTGCCCCCTCCCTCGCGGCCGACCTGCACCTGTCCCAAAACCCCGTCAACTACTTTGCTCGAAAGAACAATATCTTCAACCTCTATTTCGTCAAGATAGGCTGGCTATGGACAACGGTGGCCTTTGCGTCTTTGCTCCTTTTCCAGTCCGTATACCGCTCCGCCGCGTCTCGCCAGTCGTCCCAGCTCCAACAGCAAGCACGACTCCGCCGGTCACTGCAAACTTTCCTCCGCTGGACCCTCGCCACGACAGTATGGTATCTGACCACACAGTGGTTTTTCGGTCCGGCCATCATCGATCGCGGATTCGTGATCACGGGCGGGAAGTGTCAACAAGCTCTGGAACAGGTGGGAAAGGCGAATACAGAAGTTAGCGCCTCGGTCGAACTGGAGACTTTATTTACGGCTGCCGCATGCAAGACTGCTGGTGGAGCATGGCAAGGGGGGCACGATATCAGTGGTCATGTGCTGATGCTGGTATTGGCTACGGCAATCTTGACTTTCGAAGCGGTCGGAATTGGAGCTTTTCCTTCGTTTCTGCGCACCACACGCCTGGCAAGTGACAGCGGCCGTGAGCGAAAACCCAGTGACCCTGAGATTTCATCGGCAGGAGACTTGAATCGCTCGTCAGACTTAGTCAGAACGTGGGTTTCTCGTTTTGTTTGTGGAGTTGTGCTCTTGGGTTGGTGGATGCTCTTTATGACCGCTATTTGGTTCCATACGTGGTTGGAGAAGGTATGTCGTGGCTTTTCCAACAAGATTTACGGGTTGAAATCACCCCTCAAGATAACATGGCTGACCTTTGCCTTTTCTAGTGGTCCGGC of the Penicillium psychrofluorescens genome assembly, chromosome: 1 genome contains:
- a CDS encoding uncharacterized protein (ID:PFLUO_001620-T1.cds;~source:funannotate), giving the protein MATTFTATSSQPATLSPAILLVYPVTLLLGSLFSVVSPTARSSRSQNAQPSAPLAPSLAADLHLSQNPVNYFARKNNIFNLYFVKIGWLWTTVAFASLLLFQSVYRSAASRQSSQLQQQARLRRSLQTFLRWTLATTVWYLTTQWFFGPAIIDRGFVITGGKCQQALEQVGKANTEVSASVELETLFTAAACKTAGGAWQGGHDISGHVLMLVLATAILTFEAVGIGAFPSFLRTTRLASDSGRERKPSDPEISSAGDLNRSSDLVRTGPACSLL